One part of the Luteibacter yeojuensis genome encodes these proteins:
- the tuf gene encoding elongation factor Tu has protein sequence MAKGKFERNKPHVNVGTIGHVDHGKTTLTAALTKVGAERFGGEFKDYGSIDAAPEEKARGITISTAHVEYESATRHYAHVDCPGHADYVKNMITGAAQMDGAILVCSAADGPMPQTREHILLSRQVGVPYILVFLNKADMVDDAELMELVEMEVRELLSKYDFPGDETPIIKGSARLALEGDQSEIGVPAIINLVDALDTWIPTPERDIDKSFLMPVEDVFSISGRGTVVTGRIERGIIKVGDEIEVVGIRDTQKTVVTGVEMFRKLLDQGQAGDNAGLLLRGLKRDDVQRGQVLAKPGSIKPHTQFEAEVYVLSKDEGGRHTPFFNNYRPQFYFRTTDVTGAIKLPEGVEMVMPGDNVKMAVTLIHPIAMDEGLRFAIREGGRTVGAGVVSKVTV, from the coding sequence ATGGCAAAGGGTAAGTTCGAGCGCAACAAGCCGCACGTCAACGTCGGCACCATCGGTCACGTCGACCATGGCAAGACCACGCTGACGGCTGCGCTGACGAAGGTCGGTGCCGAGCGCTTCGGTGGCGAATTCAAGGACTACGGTTCGATCGACGCGGCGCCGGAAGAGAAGGCGCGCGGTATCACGATCTCGACCGCCCACGTCGAGTACGAATCGGCCACCCGTCACTACGCCCACGTGGATTGCCCGGGCCACGCCGACTACGTCAAGAACATGATCACCGGTGCCGCCCAGATGGACGGCGCGATCCTGGTGTGCTCGGCCGCCGACGGTCCGATGCCGCAGACCCGCGAGCACATCCTGCTCTCGCGTCAGGTCGGCGTGCCGTACATCCTCGTGTTCCTGAACAAGGCCGACATGGTCGACGACGCCGAGCTGATGGAGCTCGTCGAGATGGAAGTCCGCGAACTGCTGTCGAAGTACGACTTCCCGGGCGACGAGACCCCGATCATCAAGGGTTCGGCCCGTCTGGCGCTGGAAGGCGACCAGTCGGAGATCGGCGTGCCGGCGATCATCAACCTCGTCGATGCGCTGGACACCTGGATCCCGACGCCGGAGCGCGACATCGACAAGTCGTTCCTGATGCCGGTGGAAGACGTGTTCTCGATCTCGGGTCGCGGTACCGTCGTCACGGGTCGTATCGAGCGCGGCATCATCAAGGTCGGTGACGAAATCGAAGTCGTCGGCATCCGCGACACCCAGAAGACCGTGGTCACGGGCGTCGAGATGTTCCGCAAGCTGCTCGACCAGGGCCAGGCGGGCGACAACGCCGGTCTGCTGCTCCGTGGCCTGAAGCGTGACGACGTCCAGCGCGGCCAGGTTCTGGCCAAGCCGGGTTCGATCAAGCCGCACACCCAGTTCGAAGCCGAGGTGTACGTGCTGTCGAAGGACGAGGGCGGTCGCCACACCCCGTTCTTCAACAACTATCGTCCGCAGTTCTACTTCCGCACCACGGACGTCACGGGCGCCATCAAGCTGCCGGAAGGCGTCGAGATGGTGATGCCGGGCGACAACGTGAAGATGGCCGTCACCCTGATCCATCCGATCGCGATGGACGAGGGCCTGCGTTTCGCCATCCGCGAAGGCGGCCGCACCGTCGGCGCCGGCGTGGTGTCGAAGGTCACGGTCTAA
- a CDS encoding DUF6402 family protein → MQTSSFSHVHGSSDASVEPGKSHASTGSEKSSRPNEQRSRANIKAIPAAMRQMGWFVSADLMERWFSNGAWVLPRGWKEGTDIKASQLSLAHLDTRIVSMAWVMGFPRARVAVNELMNKIRSLPTIDQLKRRLRDSGWNGSGVLHLGHTGMSAVQLDDMCQVNFVSFGGPFDTLDDMYGALGKAAMKMAFVGRATVDPSTRRLRFAISDIAFYLRDTYDFNGDQPLGTWSEFGVLNKSEALANILLDGLGFGWHGEPIGRIDNAVFRRYRAQSGWGGDFILYSNVLWKKVDLVIDLS, encoded by the coding sequence ATGCAGACATCAAGCTTTTCGCACGTCCATGGATCATCGGATGCCTCGGTTGAGCCAGGAAAGAGCCACGCCTCAACCGGGTCGGAAAAATCGTCACGACCGAACGAGCAGCGGTCGAGGGCGAACATCAAGGCCATTCCAGCCGCGATGCGCCAAATGGGCTGGTTTGTATCTGCCGACCTTATGGAGCGCTGGTTTTCTAATGGCGCGTGGGTTCTGCCAAGGGGCTGGAAAGAAGGAACGGATATCAAGGCCTCGCAGCTCTCCTTGGCTCACCTGGATACCCGGATCGTTTCCATGGCATGGGTCATGGGATTTCCGCGTGCACGGGTGGCAGTCAATGAACTGATGAACAAGATCCGCTCGCTTCCCACCATAGATCAGCTAAAAAGGCGCCTGAGGGATTCCGGCTGGAACGGCAGTGGCGTATTGCATCTTGGACACACGGGCATGTCGGCCGTCCAGCTTGACGATATGTGTCAGGTCAATTTTGTGAGTTTCGGTGGCCCTTTTGACACTCTGGACGACATGTATGGCGCGCTGGGAAAAGCTGCGATGAAGATGGCTTTCGTCGGCAGAGCGACCGTCGATCCATCGACCCGGCGGCTACGGTTCGCGATATCGGATATTGCCTTCTACCTCCGCGACACATATGACTTCAACGGCGATCAACCCCTCGGAACGTGGTCAGAGTTCGGGGTGCTTAACAAGAGTGAGGCACTGGCGAACATTCTTCTTGATGGGCTGGGCTTCGGCTGGCATGGCGAACCTATAGGCAGGATCGACAATGCGGTCTTTAGAAGGTATCGCGCTCAATCGGGGTGGGGTGGTGACTTCATCCTGTATTCGAACGTGCTTTGGAAAAAGGTCGATCTGGTAATCGATCTGTCGTGA